The Streptomyces achromogenes genome window below encodes:
- a CDS encoding oxidoreductase produces the protein MTAVTDGAGDLPDDLTAAEAGMWQAFRNGSVYDLSSGDTVVDDPHGGHPWGGSRTVRARIVAWLLLDGPPALAGRVASMKLAGVQISGSLDLAGGTVVPYVEMKRCRFERDLLLPEARFTTMRLVDCSVPRLEAARVHTEGDLHLPRCRFHNGVRLTDAHIGTDLLLNQAIVYRDRTGRSIAADGLTVGQDLQAELLESHGELSLRSAKIGVSLSLRGARLANPYTRLALNAPQLTVERSLYLTPAGVGGHALSGVTPARGTRIQRFECRGGIRLDDGRFGDAVDLERARFVLTDEQELSLRRVQTPELRFLGEQPLRGKVVLSGARVINLVDRASAWPGPGALHMGGFAYENLVPQGPFPLAERLRWVAAATAEYAPEPYERLAAVLRTGGEDEDAREVLLAKQRRRRETLPPAAKLWGYAQDWAVAYGYRPGRAAVWMAVLWAASSLAFAHAAHPPVDRQGHPPWNPALFALDLLLPVIDLGQVGQWQLSGGWQWLSTALVLLGWILATAVAAGATRLLRRG, from the coding sequence GTGACAGCGGTGACCGACGGCGCAGGTGATCTGCCGGACGACCTGACCGCGGCCGAGGCGGGCATGTGGCAGGCCTTCCGCAACGGCAGTGTGTACGACCTGAGCAGCGGGGACACGGTCGTCGACGATCCGCACGGCGGCCATCCGTGGGGCGGATCGCGGACCGTGCGGGCCCGGATCGTCGCCTGGCTGCTGCTGGACGGGCCGCCGGCGCTGGCCGGCCGGGTGGCGTCGATGAAGCTGGCCGGCGTGCAGATCAGCGGCTCGCTGGATCTCGCGGGCGGCACGGTGGTGCCGTACGTGGAGATGAAGCGCTGCCGGTTCGAGCGGGACCTGCTGCTGCCGGAGGCGCGGTTCACGACCATGCGGCTGGTGGACTGCTCGGTGCCCCGCCTGGAGGCGGCGCGGGTGCACACCGAGGGCGATCTGCACCTCCCGCGCTGCCGCTTCCACAACGGCGTGCGGCTCACCGACGCGCACATCGGCACGGACCTGCTGCTGAACCAGGCGATCGTCTACCGGGACCGCACCGGCCGCTCGATCGCCGCCGACGGCCTGACGGTCGGCCAGGACCTCCAGGCCGAACTCCTCGAGTCGCACGGCGAGCTGAGCCTGCGCAGCGCCAAGATCGGCGTGTCGCTGAGTCTGCGCGGGGCGCGGCTGGCCAACCCGTACACGCGGCTCGCGCTGAACGCGCCCCAGCTGACCGTGGAGCGTTCGCTGTACCTCACCCCGGCCGGCGTCGGCGGCCACGCGCTGAGCGGTGTCACCCCGGCCCGCGGGACGCGCATCCAGCGATTCGAGTGCCGGGGCGGGATACGTCTGGACGACGGCCGGTTCGGGGACGCGGTGGACCTGGAGCGGGCCCGGTTCGTCCTCACGGACGAGCAGGAGCTGTCGCTGCGCCGGGTGCAGACGCCCGAGCTGCGCTTCCTGGGCGAGCAGCCGCTGCGCGGCAAGGTGGTCCTGTCCGGCGCCCGGGTGATCAACCTGGTGGACCGGGCGAGCGCCTGGCCGGGTCCGGGCGCGCTGCACATGGGCGGCTTCGCCTACGAGAACCTGGTGCCGCAGGGGCCCTTCCCGCTGGCCGAGCGGTTGCGCTGGGTGGCCGCGGCGACGGCCGAGTACGCCCCGGAGCCGTACGAGCGGCTGGCGGCCGTGCTGCGGACCGGCGGGGAGGACGAGGACGCGCGCGAGGTCCTGCTGGCCAAGCAGCGCCGTCGCCGCGAGACCCTGCCGCCGGCCGCGAAGCTCTGGGGCTACGCGCAGGACTGGGCGGTCGCCTACGGGTACCGGCCGGGCCGCGCCGCGGTGTGGATGGCGGTGCTGTGGGCGGCGAGCTCGCTGGCCTTCGCGCACGCCGCGCATCCGCCCGTCGACCGGCAGGGGCATCCGCCCTGGAACCCGGCCCTGTTCGCCCTCGATCTGCTGCTGCCGGTCATCGACCTGGGGCAGGTCGGCCAGTGGCAGCTGAGCGGCGGCTGGCAGTGGCTGTCGACGGCGCTGGTCCTGCTCGGCTGGATCCTGGCGACGGCCGTGGCGGCGGGGGCGACGAGGCTGCTGCGCCGGGGCTGA
- a CDS encoding LON peptidase substrate-binding domain-containing protein, with product MTTVRLPLFPLNSVLFPGLVLPLNVFEERYRAMMRDLLKTPEDESRRFAVVAIRDGHEVAPSARGLPDRTAVSERGPAAGFGDDPARTFHGVGCVADAATIRERADGTFEVLATGTTRVKLLSVDASGPFLTAELQELPEEPGEEAGALAEGVLRAFRQYQKRLAGARERSLATGADLPDDPSVVSYLVAAAMMLDVPSKQRLLQAPDTASRLRDELTVLRAETAIIRSLPSLPAADLTRAPTSLN from the coding sequence GTGACCACCGTCCGTCTGCCGCTCTTCCCGCTGAACTCGGTGTTGTTCCCGGGACTCGTGCTCCCGCTCAACGTCTTCGAGGAGCGCTATCGCGCCATGATGCGCGATCTTCTGAAGACCCCCGAGGACGAATCGCGCCGGTTCGCCGTCGTGGCCATCCGTGACGGCCACGAGGTGGCGCCCAGCGCCCGGGGGCTCCCCGACCGGACGGCGGTGTCCGAGCGCGGCCCGGCCGCCGGTTTCGGCGACGACCCCGCCCGGACGTTCCACGGCGTGGGCTGCGTGGCCGACGCGGCGACGATCCGCGAGCGCGCCGACGGCACCTTCGAGGTGCTGGCGACGGGCACCACCCGCGTCAAGCTGCTGTCGGTGGACGCGTCGGGCCCCTTCCTGACGGCGGAGCTCCAGGAACTGCCGGAGGAACCGGGCGAGGAGGCGGGCGCCCTCGCCGAGGGCGTGCTGCGCGCCTTCCGCCAGTACCAGAAGCGGCTGGCGGGCGCCCGCGAGCGCTCGCTGGCCACCGGCGCCGACCTGCCGGACGACCCCTCGGTGGTGTCGTACCTGGTGGCGGCGGCGATGATGCTGGACGTCCCCAGCAAGCAGCGCCTCCTGCAGGCCCCTGACACGGCCTCCCGTCTGCGGGACGAGCTGACCGTGCTGCGCGCCGAGACGGCGATCATCCGCAGCCTGCCCTCACTGCCCGCGGCTGACCTGACCCGCGCCCCGACCAGTCTCAACTGA
- the ybaK gene encoding Cys-tRNA(Pro) deacylase has product MAKKPKKQQQAGGTPATVALTAAGVDYTVHAYDHDPNHPSYGEEAAEAMGVSPDRVFKTLVADVDGALTVAVVPVAGSLDLKALAAAVGGKRAAMADPALAERTTGYVRGGISPLGQRRKLRTVLDASATAHATVCVSAGRRGLEVELSPGDLTTQTDALLAPIARP; this is encoded by the coding sequence ATGGCGAAGAAGCCGAAGAAGCAGCAGCAGGCCGGCGGCACGCCCGCGACGGTGGCCCTGACGGCGGCGGGCGTGGACTACACCGTCCACGCCTACGACCACGACCCGAACCACCCGTCGTACGGCGAGGAGGCGGCCGAGGCGATGGGCGTCTCCCCCGACCGCGTCTTCAAGACCCTGGTAGCGGACGTGGACGGAGCCCTCACGGTGGCGGTGGTCCCCGTCGCGGGCTCCCTCGACCTGAAGGCCCTGGCCGCGGCGGTGGGCGGCAAACGGGCGGCGATGGCCGACCCGGCGCTGGCCGAACGCACCACGGGTTACGTCCGCGGCGGCATCTCCCCGCTCGGCCAGCGCAGGAAACTCCGTACGGTCCTGGACGCCTCGGCGACGGCGCACGCCACCGTCTGCGTCTCGGCGGGCCGCAGAGGCCTGGAGGTCGAACTCTCCCCCGGCGACCTGACCACCCAGACCGACGCCCTGCTGGCCCCCATCGCCCGCCCCTGA
- a CDS encoding DUF2567 domain-containing protein → MTAPLTPPPPPHEPSPHEPSPHEAWPPSPGGYAGVAAAPHDGAHGQDGPGMKTELREAAVITVGVALTGVLLGLLWVWLAPKVPLVGELSDGSWVVYFKDTEGEQAIGVDGTFTLLALACGAVSAAAVFVWRRRGGVPLVVALGVGGLLGSLLAWRLGVWLGPDSDVIAHAQAAGKGVTFSAPLKLGAKGALLAWSLAAMLVHLGLTALFGPRDPEPFPPYGSASKDGYGAPTA, encoded by the coding sequence GTGACCGCACCGCTGACTCCGCCACCGCCGCCGCACGAACCGTCTCCGCACGAACCGTCTCCGCACGAGGCCTGGCCGCCGTCGCCCGGAGGGTATGCGGGGGTGGCCGCCGCGCCCCATGACGGCGCGCACGGACAGGACGGGCCCGGGATGAAGACCGAACTGCGGGAAGCCGCCGTGATCACGGTGGGGGTCGCCCTCACTGGGGTGCTGCTGGGGCTGCTGTGGGTGTGGCTGGCGCCGAAGGTGCCGCTCGTCGGCGAGCTGTCGGACGGCAGCTGGGTCGTCTACTTCAAGGACACCGAGGGGGAGCAGGCGATCGGGGTGGACGGCACGTTCACCCTGCTGGCCCTGGCCTGCGGCGCCGTGAGCGCGGCGGCGGTCTTCGTGTGGCGCCGGCGCGGGGGAGTGCCCCTGGTGGTGGCGCTCGGTGTGGGCGGCCTGCTCGGCTCGCTGCTGGCCTGGCGGCTGGGGGTGTGGCTCGGGCCCGACTCCGATGTGATCGCGCACGCGCAGGCCGCCGGCAAGGGCGTCACGTTCTCGGCACCGTTGAAGCTCGGGGCGAAGGGGGCGCTGCTGGCGTGGTCGCTGGCGGCGATGCTGGTGCATCTGGGGCTCACGGCGTTGTTCGGGCCCCGGGATCCCGAGCCGTTCCCGCCGTACGGGTCGGCGTCGAAGGACGGGTACGGGGCGCCTACGGCGTAG
- a CDS encoding ABC transporter permease: MSVVPAEVLPGGARAVTETPRAAAAELAPRARLWPSLVAVYRAQLSRARVARIPLLFVATFQSVGILIMMRGVVDGGSEAEAVVAGSAVLVVAFVALNLLAQYFGQLRASGGLDHYATLPVPPAAVVLGAAGAYASFTVPGTLVTAVIGCALFGLPLTHLWVLAAVIPLAGAALSGLGAAFGLLAPRPELATVLGQLGMSAALLLGVLPPDRMPEAVRFARDLLPSTYGVEAFARTFGPHPDWAFVLGDLAVCAAVGVFSLAVATWAYRRAAVR, encoded by the coding sequence GTGAGTGTCGTACCCGCCGAGGTTCTGCCGGGCGGCGCCCGGGCCGTCACCGAGACGCCCCGCGCCGCGGCCGCCGAACTCGCGCCGCGCGCCCGGCTGTGGCCGTCGCTCGTGGCCGTGTACCGGGCGCAGCTGTCCCGGGCGCGGGTGGCGCGCATCCCGCTGTTGTTCGTGGCGACCTTCCAGTCGGTCGGCATCCTGATCATGATGCGCGGCGTGGTGGACGGCGGAAGCGAGGCGGAGGCCGTGGTGGCGGGCTCCGCGGTGCTCGTCGTGGCCTTCGTCGCGCTGAACCTGCTCGCGCAGTACTTCGGGCAGCTGCGGGCGAGCGGGGGGCTGGACCACTACGCGACCCTGCCCGTGCCGCCGGCCGCCGTCGTGCTGGGCGCGGCCGGGGCGTACGCCTCGTTCACCGTGCCGGGGACGCTGGTGACCGCGGTCATCGGCTGTGCGCTGTTCGGGCTGCCGCTGACCCATCTGTGGGTGCTGGCGGCCGTCATCCCCCTGGCGGGCGCCGCGCTGTCCGGACTCGGCGCGGCCTTCGGGCTCCTCGCGCCGCGGCCGGAGCTGGCCACCGTGCTGGGGCAGCTGGGCATGTCGGCGGCGCTGCTGCTGGGCGTGCTGCCGCCGGACCGGATGCCGGAGGCGGTGCGCTTCGCCCGGGACCTGCTCCCCTCCACCTATGGGGTCGAGGCCTTCGCGCGTACCTTCGGGCCGCACCCCGACTGGGCGTTCGTGCTCGGCGACCTCGCCGTGTGCGCGGCCGTGGGCGTCTTCTCGCTCGCCGTCGCGACCTGGGCGTACCGCCGGGCCGCCGTCCGGTGA
- a CDS encoding ABC transporter ATP-binding protein, with protein sequence MCAVRGLTKTYPAVRGRRGTPATPEVRATDDVRLDIRRGEIFGLLGPNGAGKTTLVRQMTGLMRPDAGSVEILGHDIVRHPERAARILAYLGQESTALDDLTVSLAAETTARLRGLDVHTARRERDAVLDELGLTPLAGRPLRKLSGGQRRLACFAAVLVGERPLLVLDEPTTGMDPVARRAVWAAVDRRRAERGTTVLLVTHNVIEAETVLDRVAVLDQGRVIACDTPAGLKEQVADEVRVELVWRERAPLDVPEVAALRERALESGRRWTLRLAPDEARAVVATVTGGAAFAALDDFTLATPSLEDVYLALGGAARQGLVRA encoded by the coding sequence GTGTGTGCCGTGCGCGGTCTGACCAAGACCTATCCGGCGGTCCGCGGCCGGCGCGGCACTCCCGCGACACCCGAGGTCCGGGCCACCGACGACGTACGGCTGGACATCCGGCGTGGTGAGATCTTCGGTCTGCTCGGGCCCAACGGCGCCGGCAAGACCACCCTCGTCCGGCAGATGACCGGGCTGATGCGCCCCGACGCGGGCAGCGTGGAGATCCTCGGGCACGACATCGTGCGCCACCCCGAGCGGGCCGCCCGCATCCTCGCCTACCTCGGTCAGGAGTCCACCGCCCTCGACGACCTCACCGTCTCCCTCGCCGCCGAGACCACCGCGCGGCTGCGCGGCCTCGACGTGCACACGGCTCGCCGGGAGCGGGACGCCGTCCTCGACGAACTGGGCCTCACCCCGCTCGCCGGACGCCCCCTGCGTAAACTGTCCGGCGGCCAGCGCCGGCTGGCCTGCTTCGCCGCCGTCCTGGTGGGGGAGCGGCCGCTGCTGGTGCTGGACGAGCCGACCACCGGCATGGACCCGGTGGCACGGCGGGCGGTGTGGGCCGCCGTGGACCGTCGGCGGGCCGAACGCGGTACGACCGTGCTGCTCGTCACCCACAACGTCATCGAGGCGGAGACCGTGCTCGACCGGGTCGCCGTCCTCGACCAGGGCAGGGTCATCGCCTGCGACACCCCCGCCGGCCTCAAGGAGCAGGTCGCCGACGAGGTGCGGGTCGAGCTGGTGTGGCGGGAGCGGGCGCCGCTGGACGTGCCCGAGGTCGCCGCGCTGCGCGAACGGGCGCTGGAGTCGGGGCGCCGCTGGACGCTGCGGCTGGCCCCCGACGAGGCCCGCGCGGTGGTCGCCACCGTCACCGGCGGAGCCGCCTTCGCCGCGCTGGACGACTTCACCCTTGCCACGCCGAGCCTGGAGGACGTCTACCTGGCGCTCGGCGGGGCGGCACGGCAAGGTCTGGTGCGGGCGTGA
- a CDS encoding NYN domain-containing protein, whose translation MDRCIVLVDAGYLLGAAASLLAGEPSRSRITVDHSALVQGLREQAESETERPLLRIYWFDGAPDRVPQPEHRRLRVMPRVTVRLGALTRSDGRWAQKGVDAAMHAELTELARNRACSDVVLVTGDGDLLPGMMAAKEHGVAVHLWAVQAADGDYNQSEDLVAEADERRVLDRIWITKAVRAKELGGVCAPPPAPRPEIAAILSAPLPDSGLAPTVERPAEEAEHPSVTAGSDTGAQDRVPAPKGVPTPKDLAALRAPGTPGAPAVQHPATATLRWSSDKGWVDRPGAAPEPADVASMPTLAQVTTAEQRWADREEDITTVGGDPYEVGQVFARRWMARLGDQSHLPKLSGMYPRIPHRIDGELLRYAARFGLLAHKDDQIDEHDRYAIRAGFWREIDVRTAAGHAPAAD comes from the coding sequence GTGGACCGCTGCATCGTCCTGGTGGACGCCGGGTATCTGCTGGGGGCGGCCGCGAGTCTCCTCGCCGGAGAACCCTCGCGGTCCCGTATCACCGTCGACCACTCCGCGCTCGTCCAGGGCCTGCGCGAACAGGCCGAGTCCGAGACCGAGCGCCCGCTGCTGCGCATCTACTGGTTCGACGGCGCCCCAGACCGCGTCCCCCAGCCGGAGCACCGCAGGCTGCGCGTGATGCCCCGGGTGACGGTCCGGCTGGGCGCCCTGACCCGCAGCGACGGGCGGTGGGCCCAGAAGGGCGTCGACGCCGCCATGCACGCCGAGCTGACCGAGCTGGCCCGCAACCGCGCCTGCTCCGACGTCGTCCTCGTCACCGGCGACGGCGACCTGCTGCCGGGGATGATGGCCGCCAAGGAGCACGGCGTCGCCGTCCACCTCTGGGCCGTCCAGGCCGCCGACGGCGACTACAACCAGTCCGAGGACCTGGTCGCCGAGGCCGACGAGCGGCGCGTCCTGGACCGGATCTGGATCACCAAGGCGGTCCGCGCGAAGGAACTCGGCGGGGTCTGCGCGCCGCCGCCCGCCCCCCGCCCCGAGATCGCCGCGATCCTCTCCGCTCCGCTGCCCGACTCCGGGCTCGCCCCCACCGTCGAGCGGCCCGCGGAGGAGGCCGAGCACCCCTCGGTGACCGCCGGCTCCGACACCGGCGCGCAGGACCGCGTCCCGGCCCCCAAGGGCGTCCCGACGCCCAAGGACCTCGCCGCGCTGCGGGCGCCCGGGACGCCCGGGGCGCCCGCCGTCCAGCATCCGGCCACCGCGACCCTGCGCTGGTCCTCCGACAAGGGCTGGGTCGACCGCCCCGGGGCCGCCCCCGAGCCCGCCGACGTCGCCTCCATGCCGACGCTCGCGCAGGTCACCACGGCCGAACAGCGGTGGGCCGACCGCGAGGAGGACATCACCACCGTCGGCGGCGACCCCTACGAGGTGGGCCAGGTGTTCGCCCGCCGGTGGATGGCGCGTCTCGGCGATCAGAGCCATCTGCCGAAGCTGTCGGGCATGTACCCGCGCATCCCGCACCGCATCGACGGCGAACTGCTGAGGTACGCGGCCCGCTTCGGGCTGCTCGCCCACAAGGACGACCAGATCGACGAGCACGACCGGTACGCCATCCGGGCGGGCTTCTGGCGCGAGATCGATGTGAGGACCGCCGCGGGGCACGCTCCGGCGGCGGACTGA